In a single window of the Paenibacillus sp. MMS20-IR301 genome:
- a CDS encoding alpha/beta hydrolase, translating to MWSVILLAGLIIMVAGVVYAGFFFYGVAIKRAPKDFLAKTPDLKVDPPVAGASWGEGADWVSRQSFREAELISHDGLKLKGYFLASGRAAGRTVIIAHGYSGKAKDMGATAKNYYDNLGYNVLLPDARGHGQSEGSYIGFGWHERRDYLQWINYILEETGPEAQIVLHGVSMGGATVMMTAGEELPPQVKAVVADCGYTSVKAQLSYQLWRMYRLPSFPFVPVASLVTKLKAGYLFGEASALKQVRKARVPILFIHGDADKFVPFAMMEELYRACSSPKEQMVVHGAGHGLAYDTDKIQYVRKVGQFVERYVDNPASVRPV from the coding sequence ATGTGGAGTGTAATCCTGCTTGCAGGGCTTATTATTATGGTAGCAGGGGTAGTGTATGCAGGATTCTTCTTTTACGGAGTGGCAATTAAGCGGGCGCCGAAGGATTTCCTGGCAAAGACACCGGATCTCAAGGTTGACCCGCCGGTAGCCGGCGCTTCATGGGGGGAAGGCGCAGACTGGGTGTCACGGCAAAGCTTCCGCGAAGCTGAACTGATCTCGCATGATGGACTGAAGCTGAAGGGTTACTTTCTGGCATCGGGGCGGGCTGCCGGGCGTACGGTGATTATTGCCCACGGCTATTCCGGCAAAGCCAAGGATATGGGAGCAACCGCCAAGAACTATTACGATAATCTGGGCTATAATGTGCTCCTTCCTGATGCCAGAGGGCACGGGCAGAGTGAAGGCAGCTATATTGGCTTCGGCTGGCACGAACGGCGCGATTATCTGCAGTGGATCAATTATATTCTGGAGGAAACCGGACCTGAAGCGCAGATTGTACTGCATGGTGTATCGATGGGCGGAGCAACCGTGATGATGACGGCCGGGGAAGAGCTGCCTCCGCAGGTGAAGGCAGTGGTAGCGGATTGCGGATACACTTCGGTCAAAGCCCAGCTGTCCTATCAGCTATGGCGGATGTACCGTCTGCCGAGCTTTCCGTTCGTGCCGGTTGCCAGCTTAGTTACCAAGCTCAAGGCCGGTTATCTCTTTGGTGAAGCCTCTGCGCTGAAGCAGGTGCGCAAAGCAAGGGTTCCGATCCTGTTCATTCATGGAGACGCGGATAAGTTCGTGCCGTTTGCGATGATGGAGGAATTGTACCGCGCCTGCAGCAGTCCGAAGGAGCAGATGGTAGTGCATGGAGCGGGGCATGGTCTTGCTTATGATACGGATAAAATACAATATGTCCGCAAGGTTGGCCAATTCGTGGAGCGTTATGTAGACAATCCGGCATCGGTCCGTCCGGTCTGA